Below is a window of Nicotiana tabacum cultivar K326 chromosome 19, ASM71507v2, whole genome shotgun sequence DNA.
aggcgccatcacaatcccGTCTGTgggaaatttcggatcgtgacattaCTAACACTTAATTGAGTGACTCAAAAAAAATTACCCCCAACCTAATGATCAATATATATAGTTTAACCAATTACAACATGTTACTTATATATATCTTATTTGTAGACAAGCAATCCACgttatgtaatttttattttgtttgtagtTGAATATTTATAAACTTAACAGTAAAACGTTATTCACATCATCAGTAATAACACTTAAAACTCTATCTGTTTAAATGTCCATCTATAACATTTTATATGATATCTTGCTAGTCTACAGATAAGCATTACACCGTAACCTTTCCAACAAACATTTATTTTAGCACCAAAAGTTACGGTGGGTTGGTAATTATCCCTTTCTCCTTAATCAAATAAAAGGTGTCGAGCTATTAGAATGAAGTCGCTATTAATAGGAAGCGCTAGCGCTTTTACTCTAGAATGGAATTTTCGGCGTGAAGCTATGGACTTTATATTTGTGCAAATCTCTctaaattatatacatatatactgaGTACTGACAGTGACATATGttttcacataataaatataatttaacatGTAATAATAGATTAGTAACAATTTTTACATGTTACCAATATAATTGATGTTCATTATAAAAAGTTGAAATTAAGTTGTATGCCTTGATAGTTGATATAGTGTAAAAATAGCTAACAATCTATGTAGCTTAAACCCTTTATAACATGTTAGTCCAAGTAATGTTTGTCAATGCATAAAAACGTAAACGTCAATGTTAGTCCTGTGATTAaccttttaaattgattttcttgccgCCCTTTTAAACTATTTTTCTCCTTCGGATATTGGCAAGCAATTTGTTATTGACCAAAATTAGGAGAAATAGTCAGTTTTACCATGTCAAATATTACGGAAGCAGCATTCCTCTTTCTGTCTCCTTTCTCCCCTCCCTTCCTCTAACTTCTCTATATATACACCACCATCTCTACCATTTTTTCTTCCATCTTTTACATAAGTTTCAAATAGTATTCTGATTTTCTTGATTACGATGAAGCCATCGTCCTATTTAGCGTCGCGAGTGTTAGAAATCACAGTGATATCTGGGGAGAATCTCCGAGAAAGCAGGAAGCAATGGGTGAAGAAGAACGCTTTCGTAAATATCAGAACAACAGATTCATGCAACAAAACAACTAAAATGGATAAAGACGGCGGAAGTTACCCTGTATGGAACGAAAAACTGATCGTTGATTTGCCCATGCATGCAATAAATCTGACGGTGGAGGTTCAATGCAAGACTTCTTACGGGATCAAAACCATTGGGATTGCAAGAGTTCTGACGTCGGATTTCATTGGTGGATTCTTGCCAGAAGATTATCTGCACTTCTTGAGTTATAGGCTTAGGGATGAAAAGGGTGAGAAGAATGGGATTATCAATTTCTCCGTCAAGGTGAAGAATGCACCGCCCCACACTACCGGTTGCGCCTCTGCTTATTCCCAGCAGTGGACGGCAGCTCCGGTGGCTGTGAGAAGCAAAGGTTCTTGTGAAGTTGTAACCGGTATTCCCTTTTACCCTAGTTATTAGGTTTAATTTGGAGAATTTCTTTTAATTGATGAATTGAATTGTATATATAGATAGGTTTTAGATGAATTTGATTGCCAAGAAAGGATTCTGATTTTTTCATtgaatgaaatatatatatgttacttttacatttgtacttatcttcagttGTAATACTATCTAAAATACGGTTGCTTGGGCAACCAACAAACAGTTTATAGTGGCAAGATCAAGCACAGAAGCTTCATCGATTTCATCAGCCTAGCAACTGCTAGTTGAAGTTTGGTCGCAGTTTTGTTTACTAGATTTTGGTGTTTTTATTTCAATCACATTCAATGAATGTGGAGTGCGACAATTTTGGTGCCGTACATCTTGCCAATAATCCAGTTTTCATTAGGCAGAGTTGGATTATAATTTCATTTATGAGACTGTTAACCAAGGTGCATGCTTTATGTATCATGTGCATACATCACAAAAAAATGACTGATATTTTTACCAAGATTCTCTCCAGATGCACGTACATCTCAAAGAATTGATTAACAATTATCATATTCGTTCTTTCAAATCTAGATTTTTACTAATGAAATATAAAGAAGTAGATgtacaaaaaaaagtaaaaaagattcAACACAGTGTAATATATTAATGTAACATGTCAATTGACTCTCCTCGGACAAGTGTAGCTCTACCGCTTCAATCATACTTTTCATTCATTAAGGCATTTGCAAGAGTGCATAACTGAGAAAATTACTGGGAAAGACTTTAAAAAACGGTCCATCTTCTGGACTAGAACTTTAGTCCActttaataaaaacaaaaattagaacAAAAAGGAATTAGAAGACAAGTAAGATGTGCGCTTGGGCACGCATGCTAACATAAGAGAATATGATGTATGATTCCCGAAGCAATATGACACTAATTATCCAGCCTGGCGTCTCTATTCAGTCTAGTCAACACAATTAAGCGTAATCATGGAATGTTGGAAGCGGAGGCgatttcttttctattttgtaCTTTTTTTGTTTTAAATCAAACAAGAAAAATCTCAActgtttttcttgatttttggcTGTCAGGACtaaaagaaacaatttttttgGGGTGACCACGGACTACACGGCAAAATAGAATTTCTCATTCACAGCTCATTTCTATTAATTCCGATATAGTAATAATAACAAGTCGTGCTTCTATGGTAATCGTGGAGAAAAAGTTGATGTACCTAACTACAGTTAATTAGGAAGCAttttcaatgaaatttctcaagcTTTAGTTTAAGgacttaattaaataaatattataatcccttcagcaaaaaaaaaaaacaatatcataatccctGTGGATCTGTGATTTGTATCACTCATATATGTCACTGCTGCTCCTTCACAGCAAGAAATATagcataaacaaaaaaaaaacaaaaaaattgtgGTTAACATTTATAACTATATAAGTGGacaaaaaatctcatttttttataaaaaaaaattaatctatatatatatatatattcatgtcATGTGCACATACATGTTGAGTCatatatctatatatctatataaatAAAGGAGTGAAAAAGAATACTGCACCTGTCTTTGGCAAAGAAAAATACTTatcttttttctcaattttttgccCTTTCTCTTATTTTTCTAATAAATATATGTTTTCTGCAATTAAATTACAGTTGTGACATAAGCAATAATATCATAATGCTAATTATACTACAATAATTGCTCAAATACGTTACTATCCATTCCTATTACTCAAGTTATCAATTGTattgttagtttttttttcttttggttactATAAATACTAAGTAATATCTTCTCAATCACATAACTCTCTTCTCTTCATCTATAATCATTCATTTTCATTCTCTTATTTTTGTTTGAAGCTCTCTCTAtagaaaaaatcttttttttcccTCCCGAAggttctttcatttttaaatctTTTGGTTGTTCATTAAGGAATGAGGAATAGAAGAACATTATGTCGCTACAAATCACAGTATTGAGGAGTCAAATACAAGCTTGATGAAGAAGCTATCATCAATAATGTGTGCATATTTTGTTACTCTTAATCTTTTGCAGGCTTGTAATTATAGAATGAGTGCATATGTAATAGTTTTGCCTTTTTTTGGGTGTAAAAATGCCTTATTTTTGAATATTAGGAATGATTATACTAAGGGGGAAAAAGGCAGATTTGTCCCTCTACTTTAGTAAATTATCCACGTTTGTGCCTAGTTCTACTATCCGTCCAAAGACGTCCCTACCGTTAAGAAAGTAGACAAAATCGTCCCTAACCCTAACAGAGATCCAACGTGGCACCGGGGCCTTTCTCTTTGACTGCCAACTAGGCAAATTAAAAACCCCATACCCATTCAAATAACCCACTACCCGGTCGAACCAATTTTCCCTCTTAAAACAAGTTTCTTCTTCCACCCACCCAAAACGACACCATCACAATCCTAAAGCAAATGATTTTCCATCAATGTAAAGCTTACTCAACAACTTCAATGCCTACCCAAACACACAACTCAGCATCTGTGCATTCAGGAACCTACACCAAAAGCAAAATCTCCAAAGTCAGGTTCACGCACTTAAGAGAGATAAGGATAGAGCCTTCATTGTTTATtcttgttagtcccgccaatattgttgtatttgtaaataataattctgcaaaatataagttatcgtaatgaaacagtaattaattcgagcccactgaattcacagtatttccttaaagaatttaatcctctcctagtacccaaggttatggattatttccttccaggatagaacgaatcatacactggtgtagcggcacttcaaaccccagtgtttcagcgaacacaaagttcggtaacaaatcacacttacagttgctttgtttgaagttaaaacaatgcagaacaaaggagtagaaactcagaaaattatatgaaaatgctgagaggaaggagtgcaatgtatagccaaatctgttgagcgatttcagttttgtgtcttgtgtgtgtctttcttcaacagctgctgcacatatatatagcagccagtgttgaagaagaacgaccgtccaccctccatggtggagcatgcattagcatgtttgcggagcaagcacttggccatggtgggaagagcattaggcggcttgTTGTCGCAGCTGGTGGTCAGTACACAGATTGAAACATATCTGTTACAAATGcagataatcttacgttaatatttactattaacaaataaatttggtccaaaaaattaatcaatcaatcgatcatttgaccaaatccaaatccaaatccaaatccaaatccgaatccgaatccaaatccgaagccgaagccgtagccgtaaccgagccgagcgagcgagcgacgacgacggctcGAGGCTtactttcttcttaactctttaagagctacaagaagagcaattatatatatacccaccaaaaatcttttcctcttccaatatgggacaatgtctcattgtcaagaggggaaaacttaaaattttactcaaaaattttattttccctccatttcccattcaccctcattttaagactatttcatcttaaaaacaaaacctcaacaatcccccacatgaatggggaatggctatatcacggaagtatgcatggaaaaactgtatGACTTGCAAGCAAGAaataatcgcatctggataagtagattttcctttgaactttccgtagtaaacttatgtcggatatactcgatcaatcggtagatttgatatctttgaaccgtcgatctttggtgtatacctagacaaccataagtcacacaatcaacccttaaccgtctatggttctcattgttgtgttcgtttcagccatgaacaccgcctggtttcataagtgcgtagagaactggccttacaaagttctccttgaagcggctaacacttcacacttacataggtgattcctaaacgtgtcatcctgtagatacactatttgatataccccgtatcaaatttagaaatcattaaaaagccttaatgctttatccttggtactgaacattgtctcatcacgagaacagactaaaattttatttgacaatgttgaaccgtcattaatgactttgtttgatctccttgaacctagatcttgggatctccagtcttctaggtagagttaccgccacaatgacttgttctcggccatagctccattccccttgatgatttctcaactaactctctagttaggccttttgtaagtggatccgacacattatcacttgactttacatagtcaatcgtgataatttctctagagagtaattgcctaacggttttatgtattcgtcgtatatgacgagatttaccgttatacataacgctcccagcccttctaattgccgcttgactatcacaatgtatgcatattggtgccaacggtttaggccaaaatggaatgtcttccaagaaattccggagccattcagcttcttcaccagctttatctaaggctatgaattcaacctccattgtagagcgggcaatacatgtttgtttggacgacttccaagataccgctcctccaccaatagtgaatacatacccactcgtggacttagaatcagttgaaccggtgatccaatttgtatcacagtatccctcaatcaccgcagggaaattactgtagtgcaattcaaagttctgggtatgttctaaatatcccaaaactcgtttcattgccatccaatgagattgtcctggattgctcgtatatcgactcagtttacttatagcacaagctatatctggtcgtgtacaattcatgatatacattaagcatcccaacacacgagcataatccaattgtgatatgctttggcctttatactttgctaatgcaagattcacgtcaattggagtctttgcaactttaaagcccaagtgcttgaatttttcaagtactgtcttaatataatgagattgtgacaatgccagaccttgaggagtcttatggatcttaattctcagaattaaatcagcaactcccaagtcttttatatcaaacttgctattgagcatacgcttagtagcatttatgttggcaatgtcattactcattatcagcatatcatccacatataggcaaacaatgactatgtgatttggaatatttttaatgtacacacatttatcacattcatttatcttaaaaccatttgacaacattgtttggtcaaatttcgcatgccattatttgggtgcttgttttagtccgtaaagagacttaacaagtctacataccttcttttctttacttgaaaccacaaacccttcaggttgtttcatgtaaatttcttcctccaactctccatttaagaaggccgtcttaacatccatttgatgaatttcaagaccatacactgcagctaatgctattAACATctgtatggacgtaattcttgtaactagagagtatgtatcaaagtagtctagaccttctcgttgtctataccctttgactacgagtcttgctttgaatttatcaatagtgccatcatctttaatttttctcttaaaaatccatttagaacccaaaggtttatttccaggaggaagatcaaccaattcccatgtatggttgttcaatatggattctatttcactattgactgcctctttccaaaacaatgattccgaagaagtcatagcttctttaaatgtttgaggctcattctccaataagaaagtcacaaaatctggtctaaatgaagtagacgttctttgacgtttactacgtcttggatcctcctgattacatgtactttcttttgtttcttcccgaggtcgtttagatccttcaccaaacgaatcacattcctttttatacggatatatattttcaaagaacttggcattatctgattctataaccgtattattatgaatgtcgggattttctgatttatgaaccagaaatcgatatgctttactatttgtcgtatatcctatgaaaacacaatcaacggttttcggtcctatctttacccttttgggtttaggaacttgcacttttgccaaacacccccacactttaaaataatttaagttgggcttccttcctttccatttttcatatggaatggattgtgttttgctatggggcactcgatttaatattcgattagccgtaagaatggcttccccccacaagttctgtggcaacccagaacttatcaacaacgcgttcatcatctcctttaaggtacgattctttctttcagcaatcccattagattagggcgtgtaaggggctgttgtttgatgaataattccatattctaaacatatttcttcaaaaggagattcatattcaccacccatatcacttcttatcatttttactttcttgttaagttgcgtttcaacttcatttttgtattgcctgaatgcgtctattgcttcatctttactattcagtaagtaaacatagcaatatcgagtaccgtcgtcaataaaagttatgaaatacttctttccatcgcgagatggtattgacttcatgtcacaaatatctgtgtgaattaagtctaaaggatttgaattcctttcaactgacttataaggatgtttaacatacttagatttcacacatgtttgacattttaattttttgcattcaaacttaggcagtacttccaagttaatcatttttcgcaaggttttataattgacatgacccaaacgtacatgccataaatcatttgactcaagtaagtaagaagaagctgaaatattattattgttttccacaaccattacattcagattgaaaaggccctcggtgaggtaaccttttcctacaaatattttattcttacTTATAACAACCTTGTCggacacaaaaacgcacttaaaaccgtgcttaacaagaagtccagtagagactaaattctttctcatttcgggaacatgaaggacattgttcaaagtcatgaccttgctagaagtcattttcagaaatatcttcccatatccttcaacttttgctgttgaagcatttcccatataaactgtctctccgggtccagcaggagcataagtagcaaaagcttctctaactgcacaaatatggcgagtggctcctgaatcaaaccaccacagtttaggatttcccaccaagttacattcagaaagtatgacacacaagttatcaacatcatcatgctttactaccatgtttgcttgaccccttttcttgtctttattCGGAgtacgacactccgtagatttgtgtccgtttttcccacagttgtagcagtttccgcTGAActgcttcttgcttgggttgtatttcggaccagaagccttcttcctctttttgttatcttcaacaatatttgctcccattattgttgaattttcacggcctctcctttcagcagctttattgtcctcttcgattctcaaccgaacaatgagatcttcaagggatatttcctttcgtttgtgtttcaaataatttttgaagtccttccacaacggaggtaacttctcaatcattgctgctacttggaatgcttcattgatgacaagaccttcagcaagtagatcatgaataatcacttgcaattcctggacttgggtaataacagacttgctatctatcattttgtagtccaatAATTTTGCGGCAataaatttcttcatcccggaatctttagttttatatttcttttcaagctaattccacaattcttttgacgtctccacgccactgtatacattatacagattatcatccagtccgctaagaatataattcttgcataaaaaatcaaaatgcttccacgcttcaatcacgataaagcgttcattctctggagttttatctggcagatcaggaacatcttccttgatgaacttctgtagacataacgtagttaagtagaagaacatcttctgctgccagcgcttgaaatcaatccggaaaaattttccgggtttttctgccggtacCAAtaccggtgttcggcttgtcgatgcgttggcagtcaccatcggaacagcttggttttcgctttcagtcatcatttttttctgtaaaagaatgacgcAAACAAATATTAAATAAACGTTTTCAAattggagtaaaaatcacgtagattttaatctccaacaaaacgccacgaaggcttttactctccaaaacaggagtacacaaaaccacaaaggttttagtttgcagaataagaagaataacacaaatacagaaataaatattaaattccttaagattattagtcccgccaatattgctgtatttgtaaataataattctgcaaaatataag
It encodes the following:
- the LOC107804043 gene encoding BON1-associated protein 2-like, with translation MKPSSYLASRVLEITVISGENLRESRKQWVKKNAFVNIRTTDSCNKTTKMDKDGGSYPVWNEKLIVDLPMHAINLTVEVQCKTSYGIKTIGIARVLTSDFIGGFLPEDYLHFLSYRLRDEKGEKNGIINFSVKVKNAPPHTTGCASAYSQQWTAAPVAVRSKGSCEVVTGIPFYPSY